GACCTTCGGCGGCGAGCACATGGGCTGGGAGGGCGCCCTCGCCACGGTCGTGGAGGCCCCGCGCTCGCAGGTCTTCGTGGCGCTGTACGACATCGCGCCGATGGACGAGGACTCCATGGACCGCTGGGAAGGTGTCGGACTCGACATCTACCGGCGGATGCGGGTTCGCGTCCAGACCCTGGACGGCCAGGAGCCCGCCTGGATGTATGTGCTCAACGGTTACGAGGGCGGTCTGCCCTCGGCCCGCTATCTGGGCGAGATCGCGGACGCGGCGGAGTCGGCGGGCGCCCCGCACGACTATGTGACGGAACTCCGCAAGCGGCCCTGCTGACCGCCGGGTGACCCGGGACCGCGTGAAGCGGCCCGCGCTCGCCCCGGCCCCGCTCCCGCGCGCCTCCCCCAAGGCGCGCCGAGCTCGGACACTTCACGCCATTCGCGAAAAGTTTCCGCCCGCCGACCCTTGGCGTTTTGCCCC
This is a stretch of genomic DNA from Streptomyces sp. NA04227. It encodes these proteins:
- a CDS encoding gamma-glutamylcyclotransferase produces the protein MSLYAAYAGNLDARLMTRRAPHSPLRATGWLEGWRLTFGGEHMGWEGALATVVEAPRSQVFVALYDIAPMDEDSMDRWEGVGLDIYRRMRVRVQTLDGQEPAWMYVLNGYEGGLPSARYLGEIADAAESAGAPHDYVTELRKRPC